A window of the Columba livia isolate bColLiv1 breed racing homer unplaced genomic scaffold, bColLiv1.pat.W.v2 Scaffold_202, whole genome shotgun sequence genome harbors these coding sequences:
- the LOC135577950 gene encoding olfactory receptor 1J2-like has translation IYLAALLGNGLIITTIAWDQHLHTPMYFFLLNLALLILRAVLRIPSEQGRHKAFSTCLPHLAVISLFAGTSFFAYLKPPSISSPSLDLLVSVLYSLITPTLNPLIYSMRNRELKDALRKLMEGCI, from the exons atctacctggctgccctcctgggcaacggcctcatcatcaccaccatagcctgggaccagcacctccacacccccatgtacttcttcctgctcaacctcgccctcctc atcttgagggccgtgctgaggatcccctctgagcagggacggcacaaagccttttccacctgcctccctcacctggctgtcATCTCTCTGTTTGCCGGCACCTCCttttttgcctacctgaagcccccatccatctcttccccatccttgGACCTGCTGGTGTCTGTTCTATACTCGCTGATAACTCCAACattgaaccccctcatctacagcatgaggaacagggagctcaaggatgccctgaggaaactaATGGAgggatgcatttga